The following proteins are co-located in the Ictalurus punctatus breed USDA103 chromosome 14, Coco_2.0, whole genome shotgun sequence genome:
- the thrap3b gene encoding thyroid hormone receptor-associated protein 3b isoform X1 codes for MFTLLEELQKPSTCTRNAILPLCCLRHQPSMERFEDDPIPKMSKAPNSPSHSRSRSRSRSRSRSYSRSRSSSRSRSRSRKHRYSSRSRSRSHSRDRNYPSRDFQSNRGYTRGFRGYRRPFYHNRGRGRGYYPRGYHRGGGGGGGGGGGGGGGGGGGYGYRNNWHGGHRDQQQAHEHHSPKRGRSRSRTPRKRSRSRSRSHYSGKSSSRSRHSSSSSRSPSPRRRNSGKAPSKDSKSKSSPNEGKGNSKEAEPKPSVSIPEEPPSKWENLSDYTTSPKTSNPEPTAPLGSQPEVKVSLSGATGNGSSVWRSISGPENKSPPKPATAASGFGFFSKEDMKAGEKAAISTAFKKFLAEKKKSSSDWDDNQGEEPNTSDAEKEKSNRKQKAAFELDQVYVESKADKGLPFLDEVEEEYSKSLRERKTEDETKYKAKPTLSARELFEERFGKWDDDYVPNKDSSQREEEMEEEEHVMEELYRSRKQAARKEEKAAKKKEKKKNRVSPTSPSPTRSAERSKPLFPSVRESSPPARSSKKKEPEFNFSLKTFNDDTESSSGALAKERRLSQDLIYPVKKEHEEFRSIFQHIQAAQLRRSPSELFAQHIVTIVHHIKAQHFRSTGMSLNERFGMYQRKAAQMEMMRRKSPEIHRRIDVSPSAFKKHARVFEEMEESDYKDYGKKYEGESMDLRLDIERRKKYPKREGGKGSAGSRTPSRELSPDKSSKHKKSKKSKKKRERSPSSSSSSSSPSPHAYRSREYHGEDMEHMEKGGFDKSRLGPREYPRDYEGGHMERGGFERGRGGFERGGFDRPGYDRGRGGYDRGFPRIRGRGWNRGNYPNNNNNGNPANMGAPARPQEEEWDPEYTPKSRKYYQHDDRDREGEMKWADGRGRGRGMYPRSRGGSFTVRRGAGPSGSSGSPKWTHDMFQGATEEGELPDDGAEHSLKDEEKAPESSASKP; via the exons ATGTTCACACTGCTGGAGGAGTTACAGAAACCATCCACGTGCACCAGAAATGCAATATTACCACTTTGCTGCTTAAGACATCAGCCTTCTATGGAACG TTTTGAAGACGACCCGATTCCCAAAATGTCCAAGGCACCGAATTCTCCTTCTCACTCTCGGTCCCGCTCGAGGTCTCGGTCCCGCTCGAGGTCGTATTCGCGATCTCGCTCCAGCAGCCGCTCGCGCTCCAGGTCCAGGAAGCATCGCTACAG CTCCAGATCTCGCTCCCGTTCCCATAGCCGTGACAGAAACTACCCTTCGAGAGATTTTCAGAGCAACCGGGGGTACACGCGTGGTTTCCGTGGCTACCGGAGACCCTTCTATCACAACCGTGGCCGGGGTCGTGGTTATTATCCACGTGGTTACCacagaggaggagggggaggaggaggaggaggaggtggtggcggtggtggtggtggtggtggttatGGTTATCGCAACAACTGGCACGGAGGTCACCGTGACCAGCAGCAAGCCCATGAGCACCACAGCCCCAAAAGGGGACGCTCGCGCTCCCGCACACCCCGCAAGCGCTCCAGGAGCCGCAGCCGTTCCCATTATTCCGGCAAATCCTCTTCCCGATCCCGTCACTCCAGCTCATCTTCGCGATCCCCGTCCCCGCGACGCCGCAACTCTGGAAAAGCTCCCTCCAAGGATTCAAAGAGTAAGAGCTCACCAAATGAAGGAAAAGGCAATAGCAAAGAAGCAGAGCCCAAACCTTCCGTATCCATTCCCGAGGAGCCACCGAGCAAATGGGAGAACCTGAGTGACTACACCACCAGTCCTAAAACCTCTAATCCAGAGCCTACAGCTCCACTAGGGAGTCAACCTGAGGTTAAAGTGTCCCTTTCTGGAGCTACAGGTAATGGTTCCTCCGTTTGGAGAAGCATTAGTGGTCCTGAAAACAAGAGTCCCCCAAAGCCAGCAACAGCGGCATCTGGTTTTGGCTTCTTCTCCAAGGAAGACATGAAGGCAGGAGAGAAAGCGGCCATTTCCACCGCGTTCAAAAA GTTTCtggcagagaagaaaaaatcctCATCCGactgggatgacaatcagggcGAAGAACCGAATACCAGCGATGCGGAAAAGGAGAAGAGTAACCGTAAACAAAAAGCCGCCTTCGAACTGGATCAGGTTTATGTCGAGTCGAAGGCCGATAAAGGGCTTCCGTTTCTGGACGAGGTGGAAGAGGAGTACTCGAAGAGCCTGAGAGAGAGGAAAACCGAGGACGAAACCAAGTACAAGGCCAAACCCACTCTGTCCGCGAGGGAACTGTTCGAAGAGCGCTTTGGGAAGTGGGACGATGACTACGTGCCCAACAAAGATTCGTCGCAGCGGGAGGAAgaaatggaggaggaggaacacGTGATGGAAGAGCTTTACCGGAGCCGCAAGCAGGCAGCGCGCAAAGAAGAGAAGGCCGccaagaagaaggagaagaagaagaaccgtGTGAGTCCGACATCCCCTTCACCAACCAGAAGCGCAGAGCGTAGCAAGCCCCTGTTCCCTTCAGTCAGGGAGTCGTCACCTCCCGCCAGATCCTCTAAGAAGAAAGAGCCCGAGTTTAATTTTAGCCTGAAAACGTTTAACGATGACACAGAGAG CTCATCTGGTGCTTTAGCCAAAGAAAGACGTTTGTCTCAGGATCTTATATACCCTGTTAAGAAAGAGCATGAGGAGTTCCGCTCCATTTTCCAGCACATTCAGGCTGCTCAGCTTCGCCGCAGCCCGTCAGAGCTGTTTGCTCAACACATAGTCACCATCGTCCATCACATCAAAG CTCAGCACTTTCGCTCGACCGGGATGTCTCTGAACGAGCGATTCGGCATGTACCAAAGAAAAGCCGCACAGATGGAAATGATGAGGAGAAAGAGTCCTGAGATCCACAG GAGAATTGATGTGTCTCCCAGTGCTTTTAAGAAGCACGCTCGAGTGTTTGAGGAAATGGAAGAGAGCGACTACAAG GATTATGGTAAAAAATATGAAGGAGAGTCAATGGACCTGCGTTTGGATATTGAGCGACGTAAAAAATACCCCAAACGTGAGGGGGGCAAAGGCTCAGCCGGGTCACGCACCCCCAGCCGAGAACTCTCTCCTGACAAATCCTCCAAACACAAGAAGTCCAA GAAAAGCAAGAAGAAGCGCGAGCGTTCTccttcctcctcgtcctcctcttcctctccctcaccCCACGCGTACCGATCCAGAGAGTACCACGGCGAGGACATGGAGCATATGGAGAAAGGGGGCTTCGATAAGTCCCGCCTGGGGCCGCGAGAGTACCCCCGGGACTATGAGGGGGGCCACATGGAGAGAGGAGGCTtcgagagaggaagaggagggttTGAGCGCGGAGGATTCGACCGACCGGGATACGATAGAGGACGCGGGGGTTACGATCGGGGATTT CCTAGAATTAGAGGTAGAGGATGGAACAGGGGAAATTACcccaacaacaataacaacggAAACCCTGCTAATATGGGTGCGCCAGCACGCCCTCAGGAGGAGGAGTGGGACCCTGAATACACCCCTAAAAGCCGGAAGTACTACCAG CACGATGACCGTGACCGTGAGGGAGAGATGAAGTGGGCGGACGGGCGTGGTCGTGGGCGGGGCATGTACCCACGCAGCAGAGGCGGCTCCTTCACTGTGCGAAGAGGTGCCGGCCCAAGCGGGAGCAGCGGCAGCCCCAAGTGGACCCACGACATGTTCCAGGGAGCCACGGAGGAGGGAGAGCTGCCCGACGACGGTGCTGAGCATAGCCTcaaagatgaagaaaaagcaCCGGAGAGCTCCGCCTCTAAACCCTAG
- the eva1bb gene encoding eva-1 homolog Bb codes for MNPVRKDMELLSNSMATYAHIKENTESFALYFMLGVCFGLLLALTLLILGFACRPRRNAVKKPPSPDRKRLKESSEEDEEEQPDKSDEEEEVPDVTVAPVSEQSQSNGTFMSMNVFSSADELERARRLEERERIVREIWRNGQPDILVTGTGTLGRVHYH; via the exons ATGAATCCTGTGAGGAAGGACATGGAACTGCTGAGCAACAGCATGGCCACCTACGCTCACATTAAAG AGAACACGGAGAGCTTCGCGCTGTACTTCATGCTGGGCGTCTGTTTCGGTCTGCTCCTGGCTCTGACGCTCCTCATCCTGGGCTTCGCCTGCAGGCCTAGAAGAAACGCCGTGAAGAAACCTCCCTCCCCTGACAGGAAACGTCTCAAAGAGTCCAGCGAGGAAGACGAGGAAGAACAACCGGACAAGAGCgacgaggaggaagaggtaCCCGACGTCACCGTAGCGCCCGTGAGCGAGCAGAGCCAATCCAACGGGACCTTCATGAGCATGAACGTGTTCTCCTCAGCCGACGAGCTGGAGCGAGCTCGCCGCTTAGAAGAGCGCGAACGCATCGTCAGAGAAATCTGGAGAAACGGACAGCCGGATATCCTAGTCACCGGGACGGGTACGCTCGGACGGGTGCACTATCACTAG
- the thrap3b gene encoding thyroid hormone receptor-associated protein 3b isoform X2, with the protein MSKAPNSPSHSRSRSRSRSRSRSYSRSRSSSRSRSRSRKHRYSSRSRSRSHSRDRNYPSRDFQSNRGYTRGFRGYRRPFYHNRGRGRGYYPRGYHRGGGGGGGGGGGGGGGGGGGYGYRNNWHGGHRDQQQAHEHHSPKRGRSRSRTPRKRSRSRSRSHYSGKSSSRSRHSSSSSRSPSPRRRNSGKAPSKDSKSKSSPNEGKGNSKEAEPKPSVSIPEEPPSKWENLSDYTTSPKTSNPEPTAPLGSQPEVKVSLSGATGNGSSVWRSISGPENKSPPKPATAASGFGFFSKEDMKAGEKAAISTAFKKFLAEKKKSSSDWDDNQGEEPNTSDAEKEKSNRKQKAAFELDQVYVESKADKGLPFLDEVEEEYSKSLRERKTEDETKYKAKPTLSARELFEERFGKWDDDYVPNKDSSQREEEMEEEEHVMEELYRSRKQAARKEEKAAKKKEKKKNRVSPTSPSPTRSAERSKPLFPSVRESSPPARSSKKKEPEFNFSLKTFNDDTESSSGALAKERRLSQDLIYPVKKEHEEFRSIFQHIQAAQLRRSPSELFAQHIVTIVHHIKAQHFRSTGMSLNERFGMYQRKAAQMEMMRRKSPEIHRRIDVSPSAFKKHARVFEEMEESDYKDYGKKYEGESMDLRLDIERRKKYPKREGGKGSAGSRTPSRELSPDKSSKHKKSKKSKKKRERSPSSSSSSSSPSPHAYRSREYHGEDMEHMEKGGFDKSRLGPREYPRDYEGGHMERGGFERGRGGFERGGFDRPGYDRGRGGYDRGFPRIRGRGWNRGNYPNNNNNGNPANMGAPARPQEEEWDPEYTPKSRKYYQHDDRDREGEMKWADGRGRGRGMYPRSRGGSFTVRRGAGPSGSSGSPKWTHDMFQGATEEGELPDDGAEHSLKDEEKAPESSASKP; encoded by the exons ATGTCCAAGGCACCGAATTCTCCTTCTCACTCTCGGTCCCGCTCGAGGTCTCGGTCCCGCTCGAGGTCGTATTCGCGATCTCGCTCCAGCAGCCGCTCGCGCTCCAGGTCCAGGAAGCATCGCTACAG CTCCAGATCTCGCTCCCGTTCCCATAGCCGTGACAGAAACTACCCTTCGAGAGATTTTCAGAGCAACCGGGGGTACACGCGTGGTTTCCGTGGCTACCGGAGACCCTTCTATCACAACCGTGGCCGGGGTCGTGGTTATTATCCACGTGGTTACCacagaggaggagggggaggaggaggaggaggaggtggtggcggtggtggtggtggtggtggttatGGTTATCGCAACAACTGGCACGGAGGTCACCGTGACCAGCAGCAAGCCCATGAGCACCACAGCCCCAAAAGGGGACGCTCGCGCTCCCGCACACCCCGCAAGCGCTCCAGGAGCCGCAGCCGTTCCCATTATTCCGGCAAATCCTCTTCCCGATCCCGTCACTCCAGCTCATCTTCGCGATCCCCGTCCCCGCGACGCCGCAACTCTGGAAAAGCTCCCTCCAAGGATTCAAAGAGTAAGAGCTCACCAAATGAAGGAAAAGGCAATAGCAAAGAAGCAGAGCCCAAACCTTCCGTATCCATTCCCGAGGAGCCACCGAGCAAATGGGAGAACCTGAGTGACTACACCACCAGTCCTAAAACCTCTAATCCAGAGCCTACAGCTCCACTAGGGAGTCAACCTGAGGTTAAAGTGTCCCTTTCTGGAGCTACAGGTAATGGTTCCTCCGTTTGGAGAAGCATTAGTGGTCCTGAAAACAAGAGTCCCCCAAAGCCAGCAACAGCGGCATCTGGTTTTGGCTTCTTCTCCAAGGAAGACATGAAGGCAGGAGAGAAAGCGGCCATTTCCACCGCGTTCAAAAA GTTTCtggcagagaagaaaaaatcctCATCCGactgggatgacaatcagggcGAAGAACCGAATACCAGCGATGCGGAAAAGGAGAAGAGTAACCGTAAACAAAAAGCCGCCTTCGAACTGGATCAGGTTTATGTCGAGTCGAAGGCCGATAAAGGGCTTCCGTTTCTGGACGAGGTGGAAGAGGAGTACTCGAAGAGCCTGAGAGAGAGGAAAACCGAGGACGAAACCAAGTACAAGGCCAAACCCACTCTGTCCGCGAGGGAACTGTTCGAAGAGCGCTTTGGGAAGTGGGACGATGACTACGTGCCCAACAAAGATTCGTCGCAGCGGGAGGAAgaaatggaggaggaggaacacGTGATGGAAGAGCTTTACCGGAGCCGCAAGCAGGCAGCGCGCAAAGAAGAGAAGGCCGccaagaagaaggagaagaagaagaaccgtGTGAGTCCGACATCCCCTTCACCAACCAGAAGCGCAGAGCGTAGCAAGCCCCTGTTCCCTTCAGTCAGGGAGTCGTCACCTCCCGCCAGATCCTCTAAGAAGAAAGAGCCCGAGTTTAATTTTAGCCTGAAAACGTTTAACGATGACACAGAGAG CTCATCTGGTGCTTTAGCCAAAGAAAGACGTTTGTCTCAGGATCTTATATACCCTGTTAAGAAAGAGCATGAGGAGTTCCGCTCCATTTTCCAGCACATTCAGGCTGCTCAGCTTCGCCGCAGCCCGTCAGAGCTGTTTGCTCAACACATAGTCACCATCGTCCATCACATCAAAG CTCAGCACTTTCGCTCGACCGGGATGTCTCTGAACGAGCGATTCGGCATGTACCAAAGAAAAGCCGCACAGATGGAAATGATGAGGAGAAAGAGTCCTGAGATCCACAG GAGAATTGATGTGTCTCCCAGTGCTTTTAAGAAGCACGCTCGAGTGTTTGAGGAAATGGAAGAGAGCGACTACAAG GATTATGGTAAAAAATATGAAGGAGAGTCAATGGACCTGCGTTTGGATATTGAGCGACGTAAAAAATACCCCAAACGTGAGGGGGGCAAAGGCTCAGCCGGGTCACGCACCCCCAGCCGAGAACTCTCTCCTGACAAATCCTCCAAACACAAGAAGTCCAA GAAAAGCAAGAAGAAGCGCGAGCGTTCTccttcctcctcgtcctcctcttcctctccctcaccCCACGCGTACCGATCCAGAGAGTACCACGGCGAGGACATGGAGCATATGGAGAAAGGGGGCTTCGATAAGTCCCGCCTGGGGCCGCGAGAGTACCCCCGGGACTATGAGGGGGGCCACATGGAGAGAGGAGGCTtcgagagaggaagaggagggttTGAGCGCGGAGGATTCGACCGACCGGGATACGATAGAGGACGCGGGGGTTACGATCGGGGATTT CCTAGAATTAGAGGTAGAGGATGGAACAGGGGAAATTACcccaacaacaataacaacggAAACCCTGCTAATATGGGTGCGCCAGCACGCCCTCAGGAGGAGGAGTGGGACCCTGAATACACCCCTAAAAGCCGGAAGTACTACCAG CACGATGACCGTGACCGTGAGGGAGAGATGAAGTGGGCGGACGGGCGTGGTCGTGGGCGGGGCATGTACCCACGCAGCAGAGGCGGCTCCTTCACTGTGCGAAGAGGTGCCGGCCCAAGCGGGAGCAGCGGCAGCCCCAAGTGGACCCACGACATGTTCCAGGGAGCCACGGAGGAGGGAGAGCTGCCCGACGACGGTGCTGAGCATAGCCTcaaagatgaagaaaaagcaCCGGAGAGCTCCGCCTCTAAACCCTAG